Proteins encoded in a region of the Massilia sp. UMI-21 genome:
- a CDS encoding NAD(P)-dependent oxidoreductase, whose translation MIESLQHLPPAAGSNGELAAQFTDLAPPLTARQAAVEAARCLYCYDAPCMNACPTGIDVASFIKNIHDGNLTGAAHGILKANIFGGSCARVCPTEILCEDACVRNNPAEREPVRIGLLQRHAIDHAVFAGHPFERAPSTGKLVAVVGAGPAGLSCAHRLAMLGNEVVVFEARPKAGGLNEYGIAKYKLPGDFARQEVDFLLSIGGIHIEYGRKLGENLSLAELHTRYDAVFLGIGLQASRALGLTGEDAPGLVAAIDYIAALRQASDLSRLPVPRRALVIGAGNTAIDMAVQIRRMGAEDVTLVYRRGLESMSATGHEIAIAKANFVRIRTWAAPLEVLLDEAGRVAGMRFEQTRMEEGRLVRTGGIVEIAADAVFKAIGQSMGEEGFSEPLARELAREGDRIRVDERFRTALPGIYAGGDCVAPGQDLTVQAVQHGKLAALAIHHDIQVRIGTNTEAAWPT comes from the coding sequence ATGATCGAATCACTCCAGCACCTGCCGCCCGCGGCAGGGTCGAACGGCGAACTCGCCGCGCAGTTCACCGACCTGGCGCCGCCCTTGACGGCGCGCCAGGCCGCCGTCGAGGCGGCGCGCTGCCTGTACTGCTACGACGCCCCCTGCATGAACGCCTGCCCGACCGGCATCGACGTCGCCAGCTTCATCAAGAACATCCACGACGGGAACCTCACCGGCGCCGCCCACGGCATCCTGAAGGCGAACATCTTCGGCGGCAGCTGCGCCCGGGTCTGCCCCACCGAGATCCTGTGCGAGGACGCCTGCGTGCGCAACAACCCGGCCGAGCGCGAACCGGTGCGCATCGGCCTGCTGCAGCGCCATGCGATCGACCATGCCGTCTTTGCCGGCCATCCTTTCGAGCGCGCGCCATCGACCGGCAAGCTGGTCGCCGTGGTCGGCGCCGGGCCTGCCGGCCTGTCCTGCGCCCACCGCCTTGCCATGCTGGGCAACGAGGTGGTGGTGTTCGAGGCGCGACCGAAGGCGGGCGGCCTGAACGAATACGGCATCGCCAAGTACAAGCTGCCGGGCGACTTCGCCCGGCAGGAGGTGGACTTCCTCCTGTCGATCGGCGGCATCCACATCGAATATGGCCGCAAGCTGGGCGAGAACCTGAGCCTGGCCGAGCTGCACACGCGCTACGACGCGGTTTTCCTGGGCATCGGTTTGCAGGCCAGCCGCGCGCTGGGACTGACGGGCGAGGATGCGCCCGGCCTGGTGGCGGCGATCGACTACATCGCCGCGCTGCGCCAGGCCAGCGATCTCTCGCGCTTGCCGGTGCCGCGCCGCGCGCTCGTGATCGGCGCCGGCAATACTGCGATCGACATGGCGGTGCAGATCAGGCGCATGGGCGCCGAGGACGTGACCCTGGTCTACCGCCGCGGCCTGGAATCGATGAGCGCGACCGGCCACGAAATCGCGATCGCCAAGGCGAATTTCGTGCGCATCCGCACCTGGGCGGCGCCGCTCGAGGTGTTGCTGGACGAGGCGGGCCGGGTGGCCGGCATGCGCTTCGAGCAGACCCGCATGGAAGAGGGGCGCCTGGTGCGTACCGGCGGCATCGTCGAGATCGCGGCCGATGCCGTGTTCAAGGCCATCGGACAGAGCATGGGCGAAGAAGGCTTTAGCGAGCCGCTGGCGCGCGAACTCGCACGGGAAGGCGATCGCATCCGGGTCGACGAGCGCTTCCGCACCGCGCTGCCGGGCATCTACGCGGGCGGCGACTGCGTCGCGCCGGGACAGGACCTGACGGTGCAGGCGGTCCAGCACGGCAAGCTGGCCGCCCTGGCGATCCACCACGACATCCAGGTGCGCATTGGAACCAATACGGAGGCAGCATGGCCGACCTGA
- the preA gene encoding NAD-dependent dihydropyrimidine dehydrogenase subunit PreA has product MADLSIDFCGIKSPNPFWLASAPPTDKAYNVVRAFEAGWGGVVWKTLGEDPPAVNVSSRYSAHYGKNREVIGFNNIELITDRSLEINLREITQVKKDWPDRALVVSLMLPCEEAPWAAILPLVEATGADGIELNFGCPHGMPERGMGAAVGQVPDYVQMVTAWCKKHTRLPVIVKLTPNITDVRHPARAALAGGADAVSLINTINSITHLDLDRMVAFPIVGGASTHGGYCGSAVKPIALNMVAEIARDPATRNLPISGIGGIQSWRDAAEFIALGAGSVQVCTAAMLHGFRIVEEMKDGLSRWMDSQGYQNIAAFSRKAVQNTTDWKYLDMHYQVIARIDQDKCIGCGKCWVACEDTSHQAVAQLVDDAGKRRYEVIEDECVGCNLCEITCPVQDCISMVPQDTGKPYMNWTQDPRNPHAGPAA; this is encoded by the coding sequence ATGGCCGACCTGAGCATCGATTTCTGCGGCATCAAGAGCCCGAACCCGTTCTGGCTGGCCTCCGCGCCGCCGACCGACAAGGCCTATAACGTGGTGCGCGCCTTCGAGGCGGGGTGGGGCGGGGTGGTGTGGAAGACCCTCGGCGAAGACCCGCCGGCGGTCAACGTCTCGTCGCGCTACTCGGCCCACTACGGCAAGAACCGCGAGGTCATCGGCTTCAACAACATCGAGCTGATCACCGACCGCAGCCTGGAGATCAACCTGCGCGAGATCACCCAGGTCAAGAAGGACTGGCCGGACCGTGCCCTGGTCGTCTCGCTGATGCTGCCCTGCGAGGAAGCGCCGTGGGCGGCGATCCTGCCGCTGGTCGAAGCCACCGGCGCCGATGGCATCGAACTGAACTTCGGCTGCCCGCACGGCATGCCCGAGCGCGGCATGGGCGCGGCGGTGGGCCAGGTGCCTGACTACGTGCAGATGGTCACCGCCTGGTGCAAGAAGCACACGCGCCTGCCGGTGATCGTCAAGCTGACCCCGAACATCACCGACGTACGCCATCCGGCCAGGGCCGCGCTGGCCGGCGGGGCCGACGCGGTTTCGCTGATCAATACGATCAACTCCATCACCCACCTCGACCTCGACCGGATGGTGGCCTTCCCGATCGTGGGCGGGGCCAGCACCCACGGCGGCTACTGCGGCTCGGCGGTGAAGCCGATCGCCCTGAACATGGTGGCCGAGATCGCGCGCGACCCGGCCACGCGCAACTTGCCGATCTCCGGCATCGGCGGCATCCAGAGCTGGCGCGACGCGGCCGAGTTCATCGCGCTCGGCGCCGGCAGCGTGCAGGTCTGCACGGCGGCCATGCTGCATGGCTTTCGCATCGTCGAAGAGATGAAGGACGGCCTGTCGCGCTGGATGGACAGCCAGGGCTACCAGAACATCGCGGCCTTCTCGCGCAAGGCGGTGCAGAACACCACCGACTGGAAGTACCTGGACATGCACTACCAGGTGATTGCCCGGATCGACCAGGACAAGTGCATCGGCTGCGGCAAGTGCTGGGTGGCCTGCGAGGACACCTCGCACCAGGCCGTCGCGCAACTGGTGGACGATGCCGGCAAGCGCCGCTACGAGGTGATCGAGGACGAGTGCGTGGGCTGCAACCTGTGCGAGATCACCTGTCCGGTTCAGGACTGCATCAGCATGGTGCCGCAGGATACCGGCAAGCCTTACATGAACTGGACCCAGGACCCGCGCAATCCGCACGCCGGGCCGGCGGCCTGA
- a CDS encoding NCS1 family nucleobase:cation symporter-1 encodes MTARNDASQDLWNHDLAPTSAAQRTWRWYHFAALWVGMVISIPAYMLASSLIEGGMSAWQAVLTVFLANLIVLVPMLLIGHAGTKYGIPYAVLARASFGTRGARLPALMRAIVACGWYGIQTWFGGSMIYTLLGVLLGGAASAPLGGENLPGLGINLGQLACFLGFWAIQMYFIVHGMESIRKLETYTAPLKIAICFLLLWWVYDKVGGFGPLLGQPSQFVEGGPKAGLFWSVFWPSLTAMIGYWATLALNIPDFTRFAKTQRDQVVGQTLGLPLPMALLAALAVTVTSATIVLYGKALWDPVDVASRMTGVAVLVALLILLIDTASVNLAANLVGPAYDFSALSPKRISYRIGGYITAGIALAMMPWKILETTQNYIFIWLTGYSALLGPIAGIMMVDYYLVRKTRLDVDQLYREGGAYSYKGGWNAAAIVAFAAGVLPNLPGFLNAALPNMFPDVGEAFKTIYTYAWFVGVTIAAIVYGLMMMNGRALQVPRTANHPT; translated from the coding sequence GTGACAGCACGCAACGACGCCAGCCAGGACCTCTGGAACCACGACCTCGCCCCGACCAGCGCCGCGCAGCGTACCTGGCGCTGGTATCACTTTGCCGCCCTCTGGGTCGGCATGGTGATCAGCATTCCCGCCTACATGCTGGCATCGAGCCTGATCGAAGGCGGCATGTCGGCCTGGCAGGCGGTGCTCACGGTGTTCCTGGCCAACCTGATCGTCCTGGTGCCGATGCTTCTGATCGGGCATGCCGGCACCAAGTACGGCATCCCCTATGCGGTGCTGGCGCGCGCCTCCTTCGGCACCCGGGGCGCGCGCCTGCCGGCCCTGATGCGCGCGATCGTCGCCTGCGGCTGGTACGGCATCCAGACCTGGTTTGGCGGCAGCATGATCTATACGCTGCTCGGGGTCTTGCTCGGCGGGGCGGCCAGTGCGCCGCTCGGCGGCGAGAACCTGCCCGGCCTGGGCATCAACCTCGGCCAGCTGGCCTGCTTCCTGGGCTTCTGGGCGATCCAGATGTACTTCATCGTGCATGGCATGGAGTCGATCCGCAAGCTCGAGACCTATACCGCGCCGCTGAAGATCGCGATCTGCTTCCTGCTGCTGTGGTGGGTGTACGACAAGGTGGGCGGCTTCGGCCCGCTGCTCGGCCAGCCTTCCCAGTTCGTCGAGGGCGGACCCAAGGCTGGCCTGTTCTGGAGCGTGTTCTGGCCGTCGCTGACCGCCATGATCGGCTACTGGGCCACGCTGGCGCTGAACATTCCCGACTTCACCCGCTTCGCCAAGACCCAGCGCGACCAGGTGGTCGGCCAGACGCTCGGCCTGCCGCTGCCCATGGCCCTGCTCGCGGCGCTGGCCGTCACCGTCACCTCGGCGACCATCGTCCTGTACGGCAAGGCCTTGTGGGACCCGGTCGACGTGGCCAGCCGCATGACCGGCGTGGCGGTGCTGGTCGCGCTGCTGATCCTGCTGATCGACACCGCCAGCGTCAACCTGGCGGCCAACCTGGTCGGCCCGGCCTATGACTTCTCGGCGCTGTCGCCCAAGCGCATCTCCTACCGCATCGGCGGCTACATCACCGCCGGCATCGCGCTGGCCATGATGCCGTGGAAGATACTCGAGACCACCCAGAACTACATCTTCATCTGGCTGACCGGCTACTCGGCCCTGCTCGGACCGATCGCCGGGATCATGATGGTCGACTACTACCTGGTGCGCAAGACCAGGCTCGACGTCGACCAGCTGTACCGGGAGGGCGGCGCCTATTCGTACAAGGGCGGCTGGAACGCCGCCGCCATCGTGGCGTTCGCGGCCGGGGTGCTGCCCAACCTGCCCGGCTTCCTGAATGCGGCCTTGCCGAACATGTTCCCGGACGTGGGCGAGGCCTTCAAGACCATCTATACCTATGCCTGGTTCGTCGGCGTGACGATCGCGGCCATCGTGTATGGCCTGATGATGATGAATGGCCGCGCGCTGCAGGTGCCGCGCACGGCGAACCATCCAACCTGA
- the hydA gene encoding dihydropyrimidinase, whose amino-acid sequence MTTLIRGGTVVNADRAVRADVLCVGDRIAAVGDKLEAPAGATIVDAGGQYVMPGGIDTHTHMQLPFMGTVTADDFFTGTAAGLAGGTTTIMDFVIPDPKQSLLEAFHTWRGWAQKSAGDYTFHVAVTWWDPSVHEEMGVLVREHGVNSFKHFMAYKNAIMADDETLVKSFRRALELGAIPTVHAENGELVYQLQQELLAQGMRGAEAHPLSRPPEVEAEAANRAIAIAGVLGTPVYIVHVSCAESLEAIQRARAKGQRVYGEALAGHLVIDDSVYRHPDPDFARGHVMSPPFRSPHHQQALWQGLRGGNLHTTATDHCTFCAEQKAAGKDDFTRIPNGCGGVEERMAVVWDGGVNTGLLTPMEFVRVTSTNAAQIFNMYPRKGLIAVGADADIVVWDPNGTRTISAKTQHAKGGFNVFEGRTVRGIPTHTVAAGKLVFERGALRAEAGAGRYVARPAFTATVA is encoded by the coding sequence ATGACTACCTTGATCCGTGGCGGTACCGTGGTGAACGCCGACCGTGCTGTCCGCGCCGATGTGCTGTGCGTGGGCGACCGGATTGCGGCGGTGGGCGACAAGCTCGAGGCGCCCGCCGGCGCCACGATCGTCGACGCCGGCGGCCAGTACGTCATGCCCGGCGGGATCGATACCCACACCCACATGCAGTTGCCCTTCATGGGCACCGTCACGGCCGACGACTTCTTCACCGGCACCGCGGCCGGCCTGGCCGGCGGCACCACCACGATCATGGATTTCGTGATTCCCGATCCGAAGCAGTCGCTGCTCGAGGCCTTCCACACCTGGCGCGGCTGGGCGCAAAAATCGGCCGGCGACTACACCTTCCACGTGGCCGTCACCTGGTGGGACCCTTCGGTGCACGAAGAGATGGGCGTGCTGGTGCGCGAGCACGGGGTGAACAGCTTCAAGCACTTCATGGCCTACAAGAACGCCATCATGGCCGACGATGAGACGCTGGTGAAGAGCTTCCGGCGCGCCCTCGAACTGGGCGCGATCCCGACCGTCCATGCCGAGAACGGCGAGCTGGTCTACCAGTTGCAGCAGGAGCTCCTGGCACAAGGCATGCGCGGCGCCGAGGCCCATCCGCTCTCGCGCCCGCCCGAAGTCGAAGCGGAGGCGGCCAACCGCGCGATCGCCATCGCGGGCGTGCTCGGCACCCCGGTCTACATCGTGCACGTGTCCTGCGCCGAGTCGCTGGAGGCGATTCAACGGGCGCGCGCCAAGGGCCAGCGGGTGTACGGCGAAGCGCTGGCCGGCCACCTGGTCATCGACGACAGCGTCTACCGCCACCCCGATCCTGACTTCGCGCGCGGCCACGTCATGAGCCCGCCGTTTCGCAGCCCCCACCACCAGCAGGCGCTGTGGCAGGGCCTGCGGGGCGGCAACCTGCACACCACGGCCACCGACCACTGCACCTTCTGCGCCGAGCAGAAGGCGGCCGGCAAGGACGATTTCACCAGAATCCCGAACGGCTGCGGCGGTGTCGAGGAGCGCATGGCGGTGGTCTGGGACGGGGGCGTCAACACCGGCCTGCTCACGCCAATGGAATTCGTGCGCGTCACCTCGACCAATGCGGCCCAGATCTTCAATATGTACCCGCGCAAGGGCCTGATCGCGGTCGGGGCGGATGCCGACATCGTGGTCTGGGACCCGAACGGCACCCGCACCATCTCGGCCAAGACCCAGCACGCGAAGGGCGGCTTCAACGTGTTCGAGGGCCGCACGGTGCGCGGCATCCCGACCCACACGGTCGCCGCCGGCAAGCTGGTGTTCGAACGCGGCGCGTTGCGCGCCGAAGCCGGAGCGGGCCGCTACGTCGCGCGTCCCGCCTTTACCGCTACCGTGGCCTGA
- a CDS encoding Zn-dependent hydrolase, with translation MNEPRKDELYVNGERLWQSLMDLAAIGATEKGGVKRLALTDLDRQGRDLVVRWGREAGLEVTVDQIGNVFMRRAGRNAALLPIVTGSHVDTQPTGGKFDGNYGVLAGLEVVRTLNERNIQTEAPIEVAFWTNEEGSRFVPVMMGSGVFCGAVKLETAYAARDTEGKSVREELERIGYLGDEVPGKHPIGAYFETHIEQGPVLEDAGKVIGVVPAVMGLSWYDCTVTGMEAHAGPTPMGLRRDALQVATAIMQETVRIANRYPPYGRGTVGMVQVFPNSRNVIPGEVKFSIDLRNVSDALLNTMHEEMLAFVDQTREESGLRIAIERVSYYPPCPFHPDCVDAVRAATEKLGYASMDVVSGAGHDAIYAARVAPAGMIFVPCKDGISHNEIEDAQPAHLEAGCNVLLHAMLERAGIAG, from the coding sequence ATGAACGAGCCGCGCAAGGATGAGCTGTACGTCAACGGCGAGCGCCTGTGGCAATCGCTGATGGACCTGGCCGCCATCGGCGCCACCGAGAAGGGCGGCGTCAAGCGCCTGGCACTGACCGATCTCGACCGCCAGGGCCGCGACCTGGTGGTCAGGTGGGGACGCGAAGCCGGGCTGGAGGTCACGGTCGACCAGATCGGCAACGTCTTCATGCGGCGTGCGGGACGCAATGCCGCGCTGCTGCCGATCGTCACCGGCAGCCACGTGGACACCCAGCCCACCGGCGGCAAGTTCGATGGCAACTACGGCGTGCTGGCCGGGCTGGAAGTGGTGCGCACCCTGAACGAGCGCAACATCCAGACCGAGGCGCCGATCGAGGTCGCCTTCTGGACCAACGAAGAAGGCTCGCGCTTCGTGCCGGTGATGATGGGCTCGGGCGTGTTCTGCGGCGCCGTCAAGCTGGAGACGGCCTACGCCGCCCGCGACACCGAGGGCAAGAGCGTGCGCGAGGAACTGGAGCGCATCGGCTACCTGGGCGACGAGGTGCCCGGAAAACACCCGATCGGCGCCTATTTCGAAACCCACATCGAGCAGGGGCCGGTGCTGGAAGACGCCGGCAAGGTGATCGGCGTGGTGCCGGCCGTGATGGGCCTGTCGTGGTACGACTGCACCGTGACCGGCATGGAAGCGCATGCGGGACCGACGCCGATGGGCTTGCGGCGTGACGCGCTGCAGGTGGCCACCGCCATCATGCAGGAAACGGTGCGGATCGCGAACCGCTACCCGCCCTACGGCCGCGGGACGGTCGGCATGGTGCAGGTGTTCCCGAACAGCCGCAACGTGATCCCCGGCGAGGTCAAGTTCAGCATCGACCTGCGCAACGTGAGCGACGCGCTGCTGAACACGATGCACGAGGAGATGCTGGCCTTCGTGGACCAGACCCGCGAGGAAAGCGGCCTGCGGATCGCGATCGAGCGCGTCTCCTATTACCCGCCATGCCCCTTCCATCCGGACTGCGTGGACGCCGTGCGGGCCGCCACCGAAAAGCTGGGCTATGCGAGCATGGACGTGGTGTCGGGCGCCGGCCACGACGCCATCTACGCCGCCCGGGTCGCGCCTGCCGGCATGATCTTCGTCCCCTGCAAGGACGGGATCAGCCACAACGAGATCGAGGACGCCCAGCCGGCGCACCTGGAAGCCGGCTGCAACGTGCTGCTGCATGCCATGCTCGAGCGCGCCGGCATTGCCGGCTGA
- a CDS encoding MgtC/SapB family protein, which yields MDWLERSWLTVQQEFSDLGNVEDITRIVVRLTVAVVLGGMLGYERETVGASAGLRTHMLVSLGAALFVLIPLQAGMEIGDISRVLQGVTAGIGFIGAGAILKHYNGDDVRGVTTAASVWLTAAVGVAAGMGREASAVLSALLALAILAILRVDLTGKQRHTEK from the coding sequence ATGGATTGGCTGGAGCGGAGCTGGCTCACGGTACAGCAGGAATTTTCGGACCTCGGCAATGTCGAGGACATCACGCGCATCGTGGTGCGCCTGACCGTGGCCGTGGTGCTGGGCGGGATGCTCGGCTACGAGCGCGAGACGGTCGGCGCCTCGGCAGGCCTGCGCACCCACATGCTGGTGTCGCTCGGCGCCGCCCTGTTCGTGCTGATCCCGTTGCAGGCGGGGATGGAGATCGGCGATATCTCGCGCGTCCTGCAGGGCGTGACCGCCGGTATCGGCTTCATCGGCGCCGGGGCCATCCTCAAGCATTACAACGGAGACGATGTCAGGGGCGTCACCACGGCCGCCAGCGTATGGCTGACCGCCGCGGTGGGCGTCGCGGCCGGGATGGGGCGCGAGGCCTCGGCCGTACTCAGCGCGCTGCTTGCGCTGGCGATCCTGGCGATCCTGCGCGTGGACTTGACGGGCAAGCAAAGGCATACCGAGAAGTAA
- a CDS encoding allantoate amidohydrolase: MTTLPDLNRCAPDAFVEALRGIYEHSPWIAGRAAGLRPFASIAALRQALQATVVQATQDEQLALLRAHPELAGKAAIAGELTVESTGEQAASGLNRCSPEEYALLHELNARYGEKFGFPFILAVKGPTGQGLSRAAIIETFARRLNNTRDDEMRESLRQVHRIAEIRLNALLGVVHRFGRQVMDWAETLGAISDSEDGLTCAYMTPAHQRTASQLLEWMREAGMDARIDAVGNVVGRYPAARPDAKTLLTGSHYDTVRRGGKYDGRFGILLPIALVRYLHRRGERLPFHLDVIGFAEEEGVRFRSTFLGSSALTGRFDPALLDRQDGDGVTMRAALIAAGHEPASIGALARDPASTLGFVEVHIEQGPVLLERGLPVGVVTAIAGSSRYLVDLSGVASHAGTTPMGMRRDAAAAAAEIVLLVEDRCSGRGSLVGTVGQLEVPGGSVNVIPGDCRLSLDIRAASDDERLAAVGDILAGIGAICARRGIEEKLCKLVEADAAPCAPHLMDRLGAAIEAAGLPRFDLLSGAGHDAMEMAHMTEVAMLFTRCGNGGISHNPLETMTADDAELAGEVLLGFLRKMGDTPA; encoded by the coding sequence ATGACCACCCTGCCGGACCTGAACCGCTGCGCGCCCGACGCCTTCGTCGAGGCGCTGCGCGGCATCTACGAACACTCCCCCTGGATCGCCGGACGCGCCGCCGGCCTGCGCCCCTTCGCGAGCATCGCCGCCCTCAGGCAGGCCTTGCAGGCGACCGTCGTGCAGGCCACGCAGGACGAACAGCTGGCGCTGCTGCGCGCCCACCCGGAACTGGCCGGCAAGGCGGCCATCGCCGGCGAGCTGACGGTCGAGTCGACGGGCGAACAGGCGGCGTCCGGCCTTAACCGCTGCAGCCCGGAAGAGTATGCGCTTCTGCACGAACTGAACGCGCGGTATGGCGAGAAGTTCGGCTTTCCTTTCATCCTGGCGGTCAAGGGCCCGACCGGACAGGGCCTCAGCCGCGCCGCCATCATCGAGACCTTCGCGCGTCGCCTGAACAACACCCGCGACGACGAGATGCGCGAGTCCCTGCGCCAGGTGCACCGCATCGCCGAGATCCGCCTGAACGCGCTGCTGGGCGTCGTGCACCGCTTCGGACGGCAGGTAATGGACTGGGCCGAGACCCTGGGCGCGATCAGCGACAGCGAGGACGGTCTCACCTGCGCCTACATGACCCCGGCCCACCAGCGCACCGCCAGCCAGCTGCTGGAGTGGATGCGGGAAGCCGGCATGGACGCGCGGATCGACGCCGTCGGCAACGTGGTCGGTCGCTACCCGGCCGCCCGGCCGGACGCGAAGACCCTGCTCACCGGCTCGCACTACGACACCGTGCGCCGGGGCGGCAAGTACGACGGCCGGTTCGGCATCCTGCTGCCCATCGCCCTGGTGCGCTACCTGCACCGGCGCGGCGAGCGCCTGCCCTTTCACCTCGATGTCATCGGCTTCGCCGAAGAAGAAGGCGTGCGCTTCCGCAGCACCTTCCTGGGCAGCAGCGCCCTCACCGGCCGCTTCGATCCGGCCTTGCTGGACCGGCAGGACGGCGATGGCGTCACGATGCGCGCAGCGCTGATCGCCGCCGGCCATGAGCCCGCGTCCATCGGCGCGCTGGCGCGCGACCCGGCGTCGACGCTGGGCTTCGTCGAGGTCCACATCGAACAGGGTCCGGTGCTGCTCGAGCGCGGCCTGCCGGTCGGCGTGGTGACGGCCATCGCCGGCAGCTCGCGCTACCTGGTCGACCTGTCGGGCGTGGCCAGCCATGCGGGCACCACGCCGATGGGAATGCGCCGCGACGCCGCCGCCGCCGCCGCCGAAATCGTGCTGCTGGTCGAAGACCGCTGCAGCGGGCGCGGCTCGCTGGTGGGCACGGTCGGCCAGCTCGAGGTGCCCGGCGGCTCGGTCAATGTGATCCCCGGCGATTGCCGGCTCTCGCTCGACATCCGCGCGGCCAGCGACGACGAGCGCCTGGCGGCGGTGGGCGATATCCTGGCCGGCATCGGCGCGATCTGCGCACGGCGCGGCATCGAGGAAAAGCTGTGCAAGCTGGTCGAAGCCGACGCCGCGCCCTGTGCGCCGCACCTGATGGACCGGCTCGGCGCGGCCATCGAGGCGGCCGGACTACCGCGCTTCGACCTGCTGTCCGGCGCCGGCCACGACGCGATGGAGATGGCGCACATGACCGAGGTCGCGATGCTGTTCACGCGCTGCGGCAACGGCGGGATCAGTCACAATCCGCTCGAGACCATGACCGCCGACGATGCCGAGCTGGCGGGCGAGGTGCTGCTGGGCTTCCTGCGCAAGATGGGCGACACGCCGGCTTGA
- a CDS encoding LysR family transcriptional regulator, producing MASLPQHLDLHLIRILYLLLQEKNVSRVALKLNQPQPSISASLRKLRELTGDPLLVRGARGMVPTQHGESLLKPAKRILDETESLFVRKSPFVPEEAARTFHIAAPDYLDTQFLPGVVASLRRGSPNSKVVIHGLGPGLDYLRMLSDGEMDLVIANWDEPPAHLHMSKLFEDPITCTMRADSPYARRTASDAMTVEDYLSLPHVAPSQMLPGYHGVIDAHLDRLGLQRKVAVESPYFGVIPYMLTQTDLVLTTGRQFIRFYERTLPLKSFTVPIKFPPMRFYQLWHQRVHQSLEHKWLRDQVSAAARALLAR from the coding sequence ATGGCCAGCCTGCCCCAGCATCTCGACCTGCACCTGATCCGCATCCTCTACCTGCTGCTGCAGGAGAAGAACGTTTCGCGCGTGGCGCTCAAGCTGAACCAGCCGCAGCCCTCGATCTCGGCTTCGCTGCGCAAGCTGCGCGAGCTCACCGGCGACCCGCTGCTGGTGCGCGGCGCGCGCGGCATGGTGCCGACCCAGCACGGCGAGAGCCTGCTCAAGCCCGCCAAGCGCATCCTGGACGAAACCGAGAGCCTGTTCGTGCGCAAGTCGCCCTTCGTGCCGGAGGAAGCGGCGCGCACCTTCCACATCGCCGCGCCCGACTACCTCGACACCCAGTTCCTGCCGGGCGTGGTGGCCTCGCTGCGGCGCGGCTCGCCCAACAGCAAGGTGGTCATCCATGGCCTGGGGCCGGGCCTGGACTACCTGCGCATGCTGTCCGACGGCGAGATGGACCTGGTGATCGCCAACTGGGACGAGCCGCCCGCGCACCTGCACATGTCGAAGCTGTTCGAAGACCCGATCACCTGCACCATGCGCGCCGACAGCCCGTACGCAAGGCGCACGGCAAGCGACGCGATGACGGTCGAGGATTACCTGTCGCTGCCGCACGTGGCGCCTTCGCAGATGCTGCCGGGCTACCACGGCGTGATCGACGCCCACCTCGACCGCCTGGGCCTGCAGCGCAAGGTGGCGGTCGAGTCGCCCTACTTCGGCGTGATTCCCTACATGCTGACCCAGACCGACCTGGTCCTGACCACCGGGCGCCAGTTCATCCGCTTCTACGAACGCACGCTGCCGCTGAAGAGCTTCACGGTGCCGATCAAGTTTCCGCCGATGCGCTTCTACCAGCTGTGGCACCAGCGCGTGCACCAGTCGCTCGAACACAAGTGGCTGCGCGACCAGGTCAGCGCCGCGGCGCGCGCACTGCTTGCCAGGTAA